A segment of the Leptolyngbya sp. NIES-3755 genome:
TTGCCAGCACTAAAGCAGGTCGCCGCTTTGCATCTGTTAAATCCGAGAACGGAAACGGCACGATGACCACATCGCCTTTTACAAATCCCGCCAAGCTTCGTCCTCCTCTGGTCTGAGCCAGTCTTTTGCTAAAGCAGACTCACTCATCACACTGATTTCTAATTTGTTCTGTAAATGTTTTGACTTGAGAAATTGAACAAAATCTAGAACTTCTTCGAGCAAGAAATCAGGAATTTCGTCAATTTCATGCAGCAATTGTTCTTTCGCTTGCATAGGGTTCGATCGCGGTAGGATTCATTTCAGTCTACACAGAAGCGAACAAACCACAGCATTCCTTAAACCGTTTGTATCTACCTGAGTACGCTTGCGCTTGTACACTAGAACAATGTGGCAAAATTGCCAAACTCGCCAGAATCATTGAGGACACAAAGCAAGCAATGGTAGTGACGCAAGCGCAACTCGCGCAAAATTCCGGTCGCCAGTATTTACCGGAATCCGGGTCGGATCGCTCTCCGAATCAATTTCTCATGCCGCTGACCGCGAAGGTGAACGATCGAGATCATCTCGAAATCGGCGGCTGTGATGTAACAGAATTGGTCAAACATTTTGGTTCGCCGCTGTATATTTTGGATGAGGCAGGCTTGAGAACCGCTTGCCAACAGTATCGCGATGCGTTTCGACGCTACTATCCGGCAGAAGCTCAAGTGCTATACGCCTCGAAAGCTTGGAACTGTTTGGCGGTTTGCTCGATCGTGGCTCATGAAGGATTGGGCATCGATGTGGCAACCGGAGGCGAACTGTATACGGCGCTTCAGGTGGGAGCCGATCCGTCGAAGATTTATTTGCATGGGAATAACAAGTCGATCGCTGAATTGGAATTGGCGGTAAAGTCGGGTTGTACGATCGTGGTTGATAATCGTCTCGAATTACAGCGATTGACTCAGATGAAGAG
Coding sequences within it:
- a CDS encoding unknown protein (similar to AA sequence:cyanobase_aa:LBDG_22370) translates to MQAKEQLLHEIDEIPDFLLEEVLDFVQFLKSKHLQNKLEISVMSESALAKDWLRPEEDEAWRDL